The uncultured Desulfobulbus sp. genome window below encodes:
- a CDS encoding cobalamin-dependent protein (Presence of a B(12) (cobalamin)-binding domain implies dependence on cobalamin itself, in one of its several forms, or in some unusual lineages, dependence on a cobalamin-like analog.) encodes MKFRLIYPKWPKLSQQTEFHLPPHGPVVFAATLPDFVDVDFVDENLETLDLDEPVDFVGISMMLTVQVKRGWAIADAYRAKGIKVIFGGIATMLHAEETMEHADAVFLGEAEGRMEEVFADFHQGTLKPCYNFLDQRPDISLVGTARRDILNRPLYNHKGVQMVDLVHASRGCRFHCYPCAVAYLGGREFRPRPIEKTIAEMEAIDNNRLFLVDNSLAQDTAWELDLFREMIPLKKKWCCHPIEDKPEVLDLAAQAGAWYVYQAVFDTSDYIRERIKRYHDHGIGVEGTILLGLDNHTEDSIKRLIDFLLDIELDLAEFTVLTPFPHTKAYEDLKRQNRILSTNWDDYSADKVVYQPKHMSPERLEELLAYAWESFYQDESQNIKMAKLFQHVVRKEMADNTFRPRNRELAGQTFGKEQRGR; translated from the coding sequence ATGAAATTTCGCCTGATCTACCCCAAATGGCCCAAGTTGTCCCAGCAAACCGAGTTCCATCTGCCGCCCCACGGCCCGGTGGTTTTTGCTGCCACCCTGCCCGACTTTGTGGATGTGGACTTTGTCGACGAGAACCTGGAAACACTGGACCTGGACGAACCGGTCGATTTTGTCGGTATTTCGATGATGTTAACCGTGCAGGTCAAGCGTGGATGGGCCATTGCCGATGCCTACCGAGCAAAGGGCATCAAGGTTATCTTTGGTGGTATTGCCACCATGCTCCATGCCGAAGAAACCATGGAGCACGCAGATGCTGTCTTTCTGGGTGAAGCCGAAGGACGGATGGAAGAGGTCTTTGCTGACTTCCACCAGGGGACACTCAAACCCTGCTACAATTTCCTTGACCAGCGCCCCGATATCAGCCTGGTGGGGACAGCCCGGCGTGATATTCTCAACCGCCCTCTCTATAACCACAAAGGGGTGCAGATGGTCGATCTGGTCCATGCCTCACGAGGCTGCCGCTTCCATTGCTATCCCTGTGCTGTCGCCTATTTAGGCGGTAGAGAATTCCGTCCGCGCCCCATAGAGAAAACCATTGCCGAGATGGAGGCCATCGACAACAACCGCTTATTTCTGGTCGATAATTCCCTTGCCCAGGATACAGCCTGGGAACTGGATCTTTTTCGGGAAATGATCCCTCTTAAAAAGAAATGGTGTTGCCATCCCATCGAAGACAAACCCGAGGTGCTTGATCTCGCCGCCCAGGCAGGTGCCTGGTATGTCTATCAAGCAGTCTTTGACACCTCTGACTACATTCGTGAACGGATTAAACGCTATCATGACCATGGCATCGGCGTCGAAGGCACAATTCTCCTCGGCCTGGATAACCACACCGAGGATTCCATCAAGCGATTGATTGACTTCCTCCTTGATATCGAGCTGGATCTGGCTGAGTTCACCGTACTCACCCCTTTCCCCCACACCAAGGCCTACGAGGACCTCAAACGTCAGAATCGCATCCTCTCGACAAACTGGGACGATTACTCAGCAGACAAAGTTGTCTACCAACCCAAGCATATGTCGCCGGAACGACTGGAGGAGTTACTCGCCTACGCCTGGGAGAGTTTTTACCAGGACGAATCGCAAAACATCAAAATGGCCAAGCTCTTTCAGCACGTGGTCCGCAAGGAAATGGCAGACAACACCTTCAGGCCGAGAAACCGTGAACTTGCAGGACAAACCTTTGGCAAGGAGCAACGAGGCAGATGA
- a CDS encoding AMP-binding protein, which translates to MNSARPCDRLDLSHLLSRPLDAAKPFLDGGVTHGEVYGMATWLSSRLAHTEQRETICLATENRALIAAAILSSLAGGPIALLPYSFSAQALSGLSQATGCKLALVDSNQSSPPHMEPICPPQHAQADGPLPSLQLERELLRLYTGGSTGTPQLWSKTGTNLLGETLFLRDHFSVSADDRIVATISPAHIYGLLYSVLLPLVAGATVIPSMPSFPEEIVRTVQECAATIFVSVPPHYRVLRGKDPLAPSLRLAFSSAGMLDPNDNSEFCRCNPCGIFEVYGSTETGGIALRNRSRGETGFTPYATINWQLDDEQLLIRSPYLSPSLVLNQEGFFCTGDRVEADGPRGFQLKGRSDSVTKVGGKRVDLEEIKTAIKDIADVSDCLVLALPDASGRGNRIVALVETSLLEIDTIRDVLTRRFEPYALPRAIKTIERLPVKSNGKIDREAVLRLFAS; encoded by the coding sequence ATGAATTCGGCTCGCCCCTGTGACCGTTTGGACCTTTCCCACCTGCTTTCCCGCCCCCTTGATGCGGCAAAACCCTTTTTGGACGGTGGCGTAACCCATGGCGAAGTTTACGGGATGGCGACCTGGCTCTCGAGCCGCCTGGCACACACCGAACAACGTGAAACGATCTGCCTGGCGACCGAAAATCGTGCCCTGATTGCGGCAGCCATTCTCTCCTCTCTGGCTGGCGGTCCTATCGCCTTGCTGCCGTACAGTTTTTCTGCGCAGGCGCTGTCAGGCCTGAGCCAGGCGACCGGCTGCAAACTGGCGCTGGTCGACTCCAATCAATCCTCTCCCCCACATATGGAGCCAATCTGTCCGCCCCAACACGCACAGGCTGATGGCCCCCTCCCCTCCCTGCAACTTGAGCGGGAACTGCTCCGTCTCTACACCGGTGGATCCACCGGTACCCCCCAGCTCTGGTCTAAAACCGGCACCAACCTCCTGGGAGAAACCCTGTTTTTGCGCGATCATTTTTCTGTCTCAGCAGACGATCGCATTGTTGCCACCATTTCACCTGCGCATATCTACGGCTTACTCTATTCAGTGCTCCTGCCTCTGGTTGCTGGAGCAACCGTTATTCCCTCCATGCCATCCTTTCCTGAGGAAATCGTCCGAACCGTTCAAGAATGTGCAGCGACCATCTTTGTCAGCGTGCCCCCCCATTATCGGGTGCTCCGAGGCAAAGACCCTCTGGCCCCTTCACTCCGCCTGGCTTTTTCCTCTGCTGGTATGCTCGATCCCAACGATAACAGCGAGTTCTGCCGTTGCAACCCCTGTGGTATTTTTGAGGTCTACGGTTCCACGGAGACCGGCGGCATTGCCCTGCGCAACCGCTCCCGTGGAGAAACCGGGTTTACTCCCTACGCCACCATCAACTGGCAGCTGGATGATGAGCAGCTGCTGATCCGCTCTCCCTACCTCTCCCCCAGCCTGGTTCTCAACCAGGAAGGCTTCTTTTGTACCGGAGATCGAGTCGAGGCTGACGGTCCACGGGGATTCCAGCTCAAAGGCCGCAGTGATTCTGTCACCAAGGTGGGAGGGAAACGGGTCGACCTGGAAGAGATCAAAACAGCCATCAAGGACATAGCCGATGTTTCCGACTGCCTGGTGCTTGCTCTCCCCGATGCCAGCGGTCGCGGTAACCGCATCGTCGCCCTGGTGGAAACCTCATTGCTGGAAATTGATACGATTCGAGACGTCCTGACCCGCCGCTTCGAACCCTATGCCTTGCCCCGAGCCATCAAAACCATCGAACGCCTTCCCGTTAAGAGCAACGGTAAAATCGACCGCGAAGCCGTACTCCGTCTTTTTGCATCATGA
- a CDS encoding outer membrane lipoprotein carrier protein LolA, which produces MKQLTLLVLLLSLLGANSLRCHAASPSNDSPQLRSVQAVFTQEKHLRILARPLISRGTLLFQAPQSLRWEYTDPMHSVLLLHDGQIDKRIEHDGHFVEDNGAGVGTMQIILQDIGSWLDGRFSDNPLFSVHQRGPEDVVLSPKDPSMETVIQAIELHLGHKQGVVDRVTIIESEDASTVITFSQVIVNQDIAAERFITP; this is translated from the coding sequence GTGAAACAGCTTACGCTCCTGGTACTCCTGCTGAGCCTGCTCGGAGCCAACAGCCTACGTTGCCACGCTGCCTCCCCCAGCAACGACTCCCCGCAACTGCGCTCGGTGCAGGCCGTTTTTACCCAGGAAAAGCATCTGCGTATTCTGGCCCGCCCCTTGATTTCCCGAGGGACCCTCCTCTTCCAAGCACCACAATCGCTGCGCTGGGAATATACAGACCCCATGCACTCGGTTCTGCTCCTCCACGACGGTCAAATCGACAAACGTATCGAGCATGATGGACATTTTGTTGAAGATAATGGGGCTGGAGTGGGGACCATGCAGATTATTCTTCAGGATATCGGCAGCTGGCTTGATGGCCGCTTCAGTGATAACCCGCTCTTTTCAGTCCATCAGCGCGGCCCTGAAGATGTCGTCTTGAGCCCTAAAGACCCGAGTATGGAAACGGTCATTCAGGCTATAGAATTACACCTGGGGCACAAACAAGGCGTTGTGGACCGGGTGACGATCATCGAGTCTGAGGATGCGTCCACGGTGATTACCTTTTCCCAGGTGATTGTCAATCAGGATATTGCAGCAGAACGTTTTATCACCCCCTGA
- a CDS encoding lysophospholipid acyltransferase family protein, whose protein sequence is MRPWSLETVFDLAVTLTCWCYFTLGFLLLFAPRYLVSGLFSANKEAAFQRYNRLFYRGFFRLLQTIAPQQQWTIDDRIATIRGSVIVCNHRSYLDPLLLIAHLERSITTVKSVFFTLPIFGRVIRTAGYLPATANGRFAPLLLSRMETMPAYLAAGGNLFVFPEGTRSRDGQIKPLHPGALKIARQLHAPLHVLVVTNTERLFRPGVFRFAASKKNLIQLQLVATIPVEDLQDSLPDLGKRIRQAMEDGVAQAAEHLSHPSSTHSSSSESVQ, encoded by the coding sequence GTGCGGCCTTGGAGTCTGGAGACTGTCTTCGACCTCGCTGTCACCTTAACCTGCTGGTGTTATTTCACCCTGGGATTTTTGCTGCTGTTTGCTCCTCGCTATCTCGTCAGCGGACTTTTTTCTGCAAATAAAGAGGCGGCATTTCAACGATACAATCGTTTGTTCTACCGGGGGTTTTTCCGACTCCTCCAGACCATCGCTCCCCAACAACAATGGACCATCGATGACCGCATAGCGACCATTCGCGGGTCGGTCATAGTTTGCAACCACCGCTCCTACCTGGACCCGCTGCTGCTGATCGCCCACCTTGAACGCTCGATCACCACTGTCAAATCTGTTTTTTTTACTCTGCCCATCTTTGGTCGGGTCATTCGAACCGCCGGGTACCTGCCCGCCACCGCAAACGGTCGGTTTGCCCCTCTGCTGCTCTCTCGAATGGAGACCATGCCTGCCTACCTTGCAGCAGGAGGAAATCTCTTTGTCTTTCCCGAAGGTACGAGAAGTCGAGACGGACAAATCAAGCCACTGCACCCGGGTGCACTGAAGATTGCCCGTCAATTGCACGCCCCCCTGCATGTCCTCGTCGTCACAAATACGGAACGACTCTTCCGTCCGGGCGTCTTTCGCTTTGCCGCCAGTAAAAAAAACCTCATTCAACTCCAGCTGGTTGCAACCATTCCAGTTGAAGACTTGCAAGACAGCCTGCCTGATCTAGGCAAGCGTATTCGCCAAGCCATGGAAGATGGCGTGGCTCAAGCTGCTGAACATCTCTCCCACCCTTCTTCCACTCATTCCTCCTCTTCCGAGAGCGTACAATGA
- a CDS encoding DegV family protein: protein MTSLHEAFTAGYTSLSAWSDLLDRINVFPVADADTGANLRISLSPLRTCSQDREQLANRIIHAATGNSGNIAAAFFSILVKAHRLEELAQHVGTGYNKAREAIADPKEGTMLSVFATLATTLSSCPRLTATSGETVLGALQQSVLDTTQIQDRCRQAGVVDAGALGMYIFFDAFFRSLLPIEGAIPSLFTLFPGRLSWREGYQPPASAEYCVDLLLTPSKEGSLDATSLSQLGESLVMVPKQTSFKIHIHTPDPQKLQRQLTDLGEVGQFSAEPLYKEQSSTQMSLPPGSLHIMTDAAGSLPRYLAQQYGISLLDSYIIHGDRALPESLWPPEDLYRLMRQQQRLTTAQASLAERHQRYQSVCEEFGKTLYLCVGSAFTGNYEVASALQKKQQSLPLTIIDTGAASGRLGLMALLCARLAQRTDDAEAVTAYARGLIQSCREYVFIDTLHYLVAGGRLSRTSGLFGNLLGLKPVISPTPEGVKKMGVVRSQHAQLNFALNKLQSEISRPESGVLLLQYSDNETWVEETVQPALHQLLPEAEILRIPLSLTSGVHMGPGTWSLAFAESI from the coding sequence ATGACGTCTTTACACGAAGCATTCACTGCCGGTTATACAAGCCTAAGCGCCTGGTCTGATCTGCTTGACCGCATCAATGTTTTTCCCGTTGCCGATGCCGACACTGGAGCCAACCTTCGTATCAGCCTGAGCCCCCTGCGCACCTGCAGCCAGGACCGGGAACAACTCGCAAACCGGATCATCCATGCTGCCACCGGCAATTCCGGCAATATTGCGGCAGCATTTTTCAGCATCCTTGTGAAAGCCCACCGTCTTGAGGAGCTTGCTCAACACGTTGGTACGGGATATAACAAAGCGCGAGAGGCGATCGCCGATCCCAAAGAGGGCACCATGCTCTCGGTCTTTGCAACCCTGGCAACGACCCTGTCCTCCTGCCCTAGATTGACGGCCACATCGGGAGAAACCGTCCTAGGTGCCCTGCAGCAGAGTGTACTCGACACGACCCAAATTCAGGACAGATGCCGCCAGGCCGGGGTGGTTGATGCCGGGGCCCTGGGGATGTACATCTTTTTTGATGCCTTTTTCCGCAGCTTGCTTCCAATTGAGGGAGCGATCCCTTCACTCTTCACCCTCTTTCCCGGTCGCCTTTCCTGGAGAGAAGGGTATCAACCGCCCGCCAGCGCGGAGTACTGCGTTGATCTACTTCTTACTCCAAGCAAGGAAGGATCGCTGGACGCCACCTCCCTCTCCCAGCTGGGAGAGAGCCTGGTGATGGTCCCCAAACAAACAAGTTTCAAAATACATATCCACACGCCAGATCCGCAAAAGCTGCAGAGACAACTGACCGATCTGGGAGAGGTGGGCCAATTCTCCGCAGAACCGCTGTACAAAGAGCAAAGCTCCACTCAAATGAGCCTCCCCCCTGGCTCCCTGCATATCATGACCGATGCCGCTGGTTCCCTGCCCAGATACCTGGCACAGCAATACGGGATCAGCCTCCTGGACAGCTATATCATTCATGGAGACCGGGCCCTCCCCGAAAGCCTCTGGCCCCCCGAAGACCTCTATCGCCTGATGCGGCAACAGCAGCGTCTCACCACGGCCCAGGCCTCCCTGGCTGAACGACATCAGCGCTATCAAAGTGTCTGTGAGGAGTTTGGGAAAACGCTGTACCTCTGCGTTGGATCAGCCTTTACCGGGAATTATGAGGTTGCCTCTGCCTTGCAAAAAAAACAGCAAAGCCTCCCTCTGACAATCATCGATACCGGTGCCGCCTCCGGCCGCCTGGGCCTGATGGCTCTGCTCTGCGCCCGCCTGGCCCAACGGACCGACGATGCCGAAGCAGTGACGGCCTATGCCCGCGGCCTGATTCAATCCTGCCGGGAATATGTATTTATCGATACCCTGCACTACCTGGTTGCCGGAGGCCGCCTCTCACGGACAAGTGGCCTCTTTGGTAATCTCCTTGGACTCAAACCTGTGATCAGCCCAACTCCTGAAGGGGTGAAAAAAATGGGCGTTGTCCGCAGCCAACACGCCCAACTCAACTTTGCTCTCAACAAGCTCCAAAGCGAAATCAGCAGGCCCGAGAGTGGAGTGCTTCTGCTCCAGTATTCAGACAACGAAACCTGGGTAGAGGAAACTGTCCAACCGGCGTTACACCAGCTTCTCCCAGAGGCTGAGATTCTCCGAATCCCGCTTTCCCTGACCTCAGGGGTCCATATGGGGCCGGGTACCTGGTCCTTAGCCTTTGCCGAGAGCATTTGA
- a CDS encoding beta-ketoacyl synthase N-terminal-like domain-containing protein has protein sequence MNRRVVITACSAITPIGYGQEAIVNSLRHGISGVKPLRDDGLLSGHIHSRVFGTVDYPIPYEFNRSQRKTMGPVAYYACQVAKDVLSASGLSKEFIESGRLGVAFGSTHGSPTVQREIYKTFFQNLDTEFSSIGAVDYLRSMVHTTAVNITRMFGITGRVIASSTACTTSSQAIGYGYEMIKYGMQDAMLCGGADEYDTTTVAVFDNLLACSVGYNDSPSSTPRPFDKKRDGLVVGEGGAAVLLEEYESAKKRGATILGEVIGFACNNNGGDLILPNLQGITTTLRLALNDAAIEAEAVDYISAHATATKMGDIIESQAIEAIYGPHPHVTGLKSYTGHTMGTCGAMELIMTLYMMAEGFLAPTLNLDEVDPRCAQLNYTPEVIEATTHIASIQNFAFGGVNTCLLVRNGLEVH, from the coding sequence ATGAACCGTCGCGTCGTTATTACTGCCTGTTCCGCCATCACCCCCATCGGCTATGGCCAGGAAGCCATAGTCAACAGTCTGCGCCACGGCATCTCCGGCGTCAAGCCCCTGCGCGATGATGGCCTTTTAAGCGGTCATATCCATTCCCGTGTCTTTGGCACAGTTGATTACCCCATCCCTTACGAGTTCAACCGCTCCCAGCGTAAAACCATGGGGCCGGTAGCCTACTACGCCTGCCAGGTTGCCAAGGATGTACTGAGCGCTTCGGGGCTTTCCAAAGAATTTATTGAATCTGGCCGGTTAGGCGTTGCCTTTGGCTCTACCCACGGGAGTCCAACGGTTCAACGGGAAATCTACAAGACCTTCTTTCAGAACCTGGACACCGAATTTTCTTCCATTGGCGCCGTTGATTATCTCCGCTCCATGGTGCACACCACCGCGGTGAACATCACCCGCATGTTTGGAATCACTGGCCGCGTCATCGCCTCTTCCACTGCCTGCACCACCAGCAGTCAGGCCATTGGCTACGGCTACGAAATGATCAAGTACGGCATGCAGGATGCTATGCTCTGCGGCGGTGCTGACGAATACGATACAACCACGGTGGCGGTCTTCGATAACCTCCTTGCCTGCTCGGTTGGCTATAATGACTCTCCCTCATCTACCCCCCGTCCCTTTGACAAAAAACGAGATGGCCTGGTGGTGGGAGAAGGCGGGGCAGCAGTCCTGCTTGAAGAGTATGAATCTGCCAAAAAACGAGGAGCGACCATCCTGGGCGAGGTCATTGGCTTTGCCTGCAATAACAACGGGGGCGACCTCATTCTGCCCAACCTGCAAGGAATCACCACCACCCTGCGCCTCGCCCTGAACGATGCCGCCATCGAAGCAGAGGCGGTTGACTATATCAGCGCCCACGCCACAGCTACCAAGATGGGAGATATCATTGAATCGCAGGCAATTGAAGCAATCTATGGGCCGCACCCCCATGTGACCGGGCTGAAGAGTTACACGGGGCATACCATGGGGACCTGTGGTGCCATGGAGCTGATCATGACCCTCTATATGATGGCCGAAGGATTTCTCGCCCCTACCCTGAATCTGGACGAGGTGGATCCCCGCTGCGCCCAGCTCAACTATACCCCAGAGGTTATTGAGGCCACGACCCACATTGCCTCAATTCAAAATTTCGCTTTTGGCGGAGTCAACACCTGCCTGCTGGTGCGAAACGGTCTCGAGGTCCACTAA
- a CDS encoding radical SAM protein — translation MKVLLISMPDVVPIIIHEMAVHMPNHGIACVGGNIDPEHEVFLIDLIRKRHAIKKYLTKVVNRIQPDLIGLSAMAWQYDTSIKIAHLLKEIRPTAKIALGGYHATLMAEEIASASEAQWIDFIIRGEGEECCRRLVNALAGGDQLAAIPSLSHKEDGSFVHNPRGENLELSTLRLPIRDERRLTWGYHILYSKIELLETSRGCTRSCNFCSMKHMYGRTFRTYPISRVLADLDDIYFKRKTRWVFITDDNIVLNPARVMELCEAIIARNYTGLNLVVQADCISMATNEPMVAKMAQAGFRSVFLGIENGSKKNLSAAGKGDIVAASKQAIENCHKYGLMVIGGLIFGFPEDDEDSIRENYEFFVELGADASYCQILTPYPKTGMRQQLLEQGLIDNQSNYKKYSGLWANVRTRYLSSEALQYQFWLQRQQVIGWWNPSDPARKQGRLWTSIWRFAFKPFLKLHFWRIMRKGGWEGRYQREVQRWERINTFTDLEGY, via the coding sequence ATGAAGGTTCTTCTTATCTCCATGCCCGACGTGGTGCCCATTATCATCCACGAGATGGCGGTCCATATGCCCAATCACGGCATAGCCTGTGTAGGCGGAAATATCGATCCTGAACATGAAGTTTTTCTGATTGATCTGATCCGTAAGCGTCATGCAATCAAAAAATACCTGACCAAGGTCGTGAATCGCATACAGCCCGATCTCATTGGACTTTCGGCCATGGCCTGGCAGTACGATACCTCTATAAAAATTGCTCATCTCCTCAAAGAGATACGCCCGACCGCCAAAATAGCCCTGGGCGGATATCATGCTACCCTGATGGCTGAAGAAATTGCCAGCGCGTCAGAGGCCCAGTGGATTGATTTTATCATCCGCGGAGAAGGTGAAGAGTGCTGCCGCCGCCTGGTCAACGCTCTGGCTGGAGGGGACCAGCTCGCAGCAATTCCCTCCCTCTCACACAAAGAGGATGGCAGCTTTGTGCACAACCCAAGGGGGGAGAATCTCGAGCTGAGCACACTGCGCTTACCCATTCGTGATGAACGTCGTCTGACCTGGGGCTACCACATCCTTTATTCCAAAATCGAGCTCCTTGAGACCTCGCGAGGCTGTACCCGCTCCTGTAACTTTTGCAGCATGAAGCATATGTACGGGCGCACCTTTCGGACCTATCCCATCAGTCGGGTTCTCGCGGATTTGGACGATATTTACTTCAAGCGCAAAACGCGTTGGGTCTTCATCACCGACGATAACATCGTGCTCAATCCGGCCCGGGTCATGGAACTCTGTGAGGCCATCATCGCCCGCAACTATACGGGACTCAACCTGGTGGTCCAGGCAGACTGCATTTCCATGGCCACCAACGAACCCATGGTTGCCAAGATGGCCCAGGCAGGCTTCCGCTCTGTGTTTCTGGGAATAGAAAACGGCTCAAAGAAAAATCTCAGTGCAGCCGGCAAGGGGGATATTGTCGCGGCATCGAAGCAGGCGATTGAAAATTGTCATAAATATGGGTTGATGGTCATTGGCGGCTTAATTTTTGGTTTCCCCGAGGACGACGAGGACTCCATACGGGAAAATTATGAGTTTTTTGTCGAACTCGGTGCCGATGCCTCCTACTGCCAGATTCTCACCCCCTACCCGAAGACAGGCATGCGGCAGCAACTCCTGGAACAGGGGCTGATCGACAATCAGAGCAACTACAAAAAATACAGCGGTCTCTGGGCCAATGTCCGTACCAGATACCTGAGTTCGGAGGCCCTCCAATACCAGTTCTGGCTGCAACGACAGCAGGTTATCGGCTGGTGGAATCCTTCGGATCCGGCCCGTAAACAGGGGCGGCTCTGGACCTCGATCTGGCGCTTTGCCTTTAAGCCATTTCTCAAATTGCACTTCTGGCGGATCATGCGCAAGGGGGGTTGGGAGGGACGCTACCAACGGGAAGTCCAACGCTGGGAGAGAATCAATACGTTCACGGATCTTGAAGGATATTAA
- a CDS encoding glycosyltransferase family 2 protein, with the protein MHAAIVIPVYNHGPQINDVIASARSLGLPIIVVNDGSTDTTSEVLQQHTDITVLHHSHNQGKGAALLSGFTEASHHCDYALTLDADGQHDPADAWPLLACTQKKARVIVVGNRQGMDGGHVPWTSRFGRGFSNFWVWVSGGPWIADSQSGFRLYPLPETLELGVQARRYQFEVEVLVRAQRRGIATIEVPVSVIYQPKGVRVSHFRPWRDFLRNSATFSRLICSRIFGLDRR; encoded by the coding sequence ATGCATGCCGCTATCGTCATTCCAGTCTATAACCACGGCCCTCAAATTAATGATGTGATCGCCTCGGCCCGCTCTCTGGGCTTACCGATTATTGTGGTCAACGATGGGTCCACCGACACGACCAGCGAAGTCCTGCAGCAACATACAGATATCACGGTTCTCCACCATAGCCATAACCAGGGAAAAGGCGCCGCTCTGCTCAGCGGTTTTACCGAGGCGTCCCACCACTGCGACTACGCCCTCACACTGGATGCAGATGGGCAGCATGATCCGGCGGACGCCTGGCCCCTGCTTGCTTGCACCCAAAAGAAAGCACGCGTCATTGTCGTAGGCAATCGCCAGGGGATGGATGGTGGGCATGTTCCCTGGACCAGTCGCTTTGGTCGTGGTTTTTCCAACTTTTGGGTCTGGGTTTCCGGTGGCCCCTGGATAGCCGATTCGCAATCAGGATTCCGCCTCTATCCCCTTCCCGAAACCCTCGAGCTTGGAGTGCAAGCCAGGCGTTACCAGTTCGAGGTGGAGGTGCTGGTCCGGGCACAACGACGCGGCATTGCAACGATTGAAGTCCCCGTTTCCGTTATTTATCAGCCCAAAGGGGTGCGCGTCAGTCACTTTCGTCCCTGGCGCGATTTTCTGCGTAACTCAGCGACCTTCTCCAGGTTGATCTGCAGCCGCATCTTTGGTTTGGACCGCAGATAA
- a CDS encoding phosphopantetheine-binding protein: MTRDVLQEQILTILIQDFEFQQPGLDDNLRDDHGFDSIDAIELLGKIERILGFSLTREEKEKAMEIRTINDILDYLERIQQGRTQ; encoded by the coding sequence ATGACTAGAGATGTACTGCAGGAACAGATCCTCACAATCCTTATCCAGGACTTTGAATTTCAGCAACCAGGCCTGGATGACAATCTTCGTGACGACCACGGTTTTGATAGTATCGATGCCATTGAACTGCTTGGCAAGATAGAACGTATCCTCGGTTTTTCCCTCACCCGTGAAGAAAAAGAAAAAGCGATGGAAATCAGAACAATCAACGATATCCTTGACTATCTGGAGAGGATACAACAGGGGCGCACCCAGTAG
- a CDS encoding lysophospholipid acyltransferase family protein, which produces MRIDFYSFLVRLSSLLGSWFFTGVARLIAVGYFLFSPRVQESRRLYALVFPQRSRWFHLWCTFRQYQNFTTIHFDRFLNNSGSAPTYTASGAEFLEARSGQGGAVLLMSHLGNWEMAARMLMRQSHKTPLLLYMGIKEKEGVERRQKQELLQAGVSIIGVDQGTGDPFTAVEGLRILREGGFVSMTGDVSWREDQRQIPVVVLGQRAYVAEAPFVFALVSGAPIIIFFAFRTGRNRYHFTFSAPIWVKSTSREERGRVIAEAAQQYAHLLEAAMLAHPCEWYHFERFLHAPDEFS; this is translated from the coding sequence ATGCGTATCGATTTTTATTCTTTTCTGGTACGGCTATCCTCGCTGCTTGGTTCCTGGTTTTTCACTGGCGTGGCGCGCCTCATTGCCGTAGGCTACTTTCTCTTCTCCCCCAGGGTGCAAGAAAGTCGACGGTTGTATGCGCTTGTTTTTCCACAGCGAAGCCGTTGGTTTCATCTCTGGTGTACCTTCCGCCAATACCAGAATTTTACCACCATTCATTTTGACCGTTTTTTAAACAACAGTGGAAGCGCACCGACCTACACCGCAAGTGGGGCAGAATTCCTGGAGGCCCGCAGCGGTCAGGGAGGCGCCGTACTGTTGATGTCCCATTTGGGGAACTGGGAGATGGCGGCCAGAATGCTGATGCGCCAGAGTCACAAAACACCGCTGCTGCTGTACATGGGGATCAAAGAAAAAGAAGGCGTGGAACGAAGGCAAAAACAGGAGCTACTGCAGGCGGGGGTCTCCATCATCGGTGTCGATCAGGGAACAGGGGATCCCTTTACCGCGGTCGAAGGATTGCGCATTCTGCGGGAGGGGGGCTTCGTCTCCATGACAGGCGATGTGAGCTGGCGGGAAGATCAACGACAAATACCGGTGGTTGTACTGGGGCAGAGGGCCTATGTGGCAGAGGCCCCTTTTGTCTTTGCCCTGGTCTCCGGCGCCCCCATCATCATCTTTTTTGCCTTTCGCACCGGTCGCAACCGCTATCATTTCACTTTTTCCGCTCCCATTTGGGTCAAAAGTACGAGTCGGGAAGAGCGAGGCAGGGTCATTGCCGAGGCGGCCCAACAGTATGCCCATCTCCTTGAGGCAGCCATGCTGGCCCATCCCTGTGAGTGGTATCATTTCGAGCGCTTTCTCCACGCCCCCGACGAATTTTCTTAA